One genomic region from Terriglobus aquaticus encodes:
- a CDS encoding MGH1-like glycoside hydrolase domain-containing protein codes for MNRRSFLEKSAVAVIASQARAFGLASEAPAAVNADAPVFQTADARWQAGYDHALRVLAGNVQRLPNYKDVVLIEGAVYPGIWQECGPHESLVYRRFRPEVARASHMVFFDKQRNDGQLPANHKRTETGFGQTQMVVPIAATAWELAAATRDEEFLHTAYTACSGWDGWLSQYRNTRATGLVEGFCTYDTGMDNSPRWKGIPNQCPGKDAKRFPEGYKLPRLCPDLSATVYGGRVALAEMARALGRPSEAQQCQDRAERLRALILKRLYVPEDAAFYDLDADDKFVRVDCDILSRMCGEHVVEQKLFETLWARQFSDPKKFWAPYPLPSVALDDPQFVRPIPRNSWGGATQALTALRTPQWMDHYGRSAEFAHLANQWCEAILREGDFRQQMDPVSGVFSHEDSGGYSPAALVMVDFTWRLAGIVETPGEVQWNVRPGCAASNGASFRMRSDSGAMLDLSYAADGATLRRNGREIARLTGGTARVITDPNGTPTALLGIHAEAQAVTFQQGRHKRHYTLRANERVLLKA; via the coding sequence GTGAATCGAAGAAGCTTTCTGGAGAAGTCAGCCGTCGCGGTGATCGCAAGCCAGGCAAGGGCGTTCGGACTTGCTTCGGAGGCGCCAGCCGCGGTGAATGCCGATGCGCCTGTGTTTCAGACGGCGGATGCTCGGTGGCAGGCGGGATACGATCACGCGTTGCGCGTGCTGGCGGGCAATGTGCAACGGCTGCCGAACTACAAGGACGTGGTGCTGATCGAGGGTGCGGTGTACCCCGGCATCTGGCAGGAGTGTGGGCCGCACGAGTCGCTGGTATACCGGAGGTTCCGGCCGGAGGTGGCGCGCGCGAGCCACATGGTGTTCTTTGACAAGCAGCGGAACGACGGCCAGTTGCCGGCGAATCACAAGCGCACCGAGACGGGATTCGGGCAAACCCAGATGGTCGTGCCGATCGCCGCGACGGCGTGGGAGCTGGCTGCGGCGACGCGCGACGAGGAGTTCCTGCATACGGCGTATACGGCGTGCAGTGGATGGGACGGCTGGCTTTCGCAGTACCGCAACACGCGTGCGACGGGGTTGGTCGAGGGCTTTTGCACGTACGACACCGGAATGGACAACAGCCCACGGTGGAAGGGTATTCCGAATCAGTGCCCGGGAAAAGATGCGAAGCGGTTTCCGGAGGGGTACAAGCTGCCGCGGCTGTGTCCGGACCTGTCGGCGACGGTGTACGGCGGGCGGGTAGCGCTGGCGGAGATGGCGCGTGCGCTGGGTCGGCCGTCGGAGGCGCAGCAATGTCAGGACCGTGCGGAAAGGCTGCGTGCGCTGATCCTGAAGCGGCTGTATGTGCCGGAGGATGCGGCGTTCTACGACCTTGATGCGGACGACAAGTTCGTGCGGGTCGATTGCGACATCCTGTCGCGTATGTGCGGTGAGCATGTGGTGGAGCAGAAGCTGTTCGAGACGCTGTGGGCGCGGCAGTTCAGCGATCCGAAGAAGTTCTGGGCGCCGTACCCGTTGCCGTCGGTGGCGCTGGACGATCCGCAGTTTGTGCGGCCCATTCCGCGCAACAGCTGGGGTGGCGCGACCCAGGCACTGACCGCGCTGCGCACGCCACAATGGATGGACCACTACGGCCGGTCGGCCGAGTTTGCTCACCTTGCGAATCAGTGGTGCGAGGCGATCCTGCGCGAGGGCGATTTCCGGCAGCAGATGGACCCGGTCAGCGGCGTCTTCAGCCATGAGGATTCGGGCGGCTACTCGCCGGCAGCGCTGGTGATGGTGGACTTCACGTGGAGGCTGGCGGGCATCGTGGAGACCCCGGGAGAGGTGCAGTGGAACGTTCGGCCCGGGTGTGCGGCCAGCAACGGGGCGAGCTTCCGTATGCGCTCGGATTCAGGAGCGATGCTCGACTTGAGCTACGCCGCCGATGGAGCGACACTGAGGCGGAACGGGCGCGAGATCGCGCGGCTGACCGGGGGCACAGCGCGTGTGATTACTGACCCTAATGGCACACCGACTGCCCTGCTCGGCATTCATGCCGAGGCGCAGGCCGTCACGTTCCAACAGGGCCGGCACAAGCGGCATTACACCCTTCGCGCCAATGAACGCGTGCTGCTGAAGGCGTAG
- a CDS encoding ATP-dependent DNA helicase, which translates to MPAAATSADALPTLREFFAPGGVLAQSSLSYEHRPGQFEMAKAVEKALEERRHLIVEAGTGTGKTLAYLLPALRVAREQGKRVIVSTGTKNLQEQLFFKDIPFLESLLGPLRVTYMKGRGNYICKQKLYALQAAPLLSEPAEIQQFHIIRDWEKDTTTGDRAEIAGLPEPSALFSKLDARSEACLGQTCPNFEPCWITQMRKRALESDLIIVNHHLFFADLNIKQQAAGAPDAGVLPEAAAVIFDEAHELEHVASEYFGVAVSQQRCEELARDTELLLKAKKVSIDGVQNATNMLRERSRLFFGTLPQAAGTIGRQPFPDRASFLEEHGEHYATFTVALERLFDELERLKDVEEAAGLRRRAMDLRLSTRFLMESDDPNTVFWIERRAGGGVKNASRTSLGTAPSYHTHLQATPIDVSEILQTQLFTSFSTVVLTSATLTVQGGFDHISKRLGLLGARELTVPSHFQYGKQALLYLPPYLPDPRDYAYNDQAAERMRRVLELSRGRAFCLFTSYAQMRLMYERMLVELPFPLLLQGTAPRKALMDEFRTTPNAVLFGTSSFWQGVDVQGEQLSCVIIDRLPFAVPSDPVVQARMEAVERAGGKPFYDLQIPQAVITLKQGFGRLIRSATDRGVLVLLDNRVQRQSYGKVFLDSLPPYRITQDIEEVERFFMRPDVPGSTR; encoded by the coding sequence ATGCCTGCTGCCGCCACCAGTGCCGATGCTTTGCCCACGCTGCGCGAGTTCTTTGCGCCGGGTGGGGTGTTGGCGCAGTCGTCGCTGAGCTATGAGCATCGGCCTGGGCAGTTTGAGATGGCCAAGGCTGTCGAGAAGGCGCTGGAGGAGCGGCGGCACCTGATCGTGGAGGCGGGTACCGGCACGGGCAAGACGCTGGCGTATCTGTTGCCGGCGCTGCGCGTCGCGCGGGAGCAGGGCAAGCGCGTGATTGTCTCCACCGGTACCAAGAACCTGCAGGAGCAGTTGTTCTTCAAAGACATTCCATTTTTGGAGTCGCTGCTTGGGCCGCTGCGCGTGACGTACATGAAGGGGCGCGGCAACTACATCTGCAAGCAGAAGCTGTACGCGTTGCAGGCGGCACCGCTGCTGAGTGAGCCGGCGGAGATCCAGCAGTTCCACATCATTCGCGATTGGGAGAAGGATACGACGACGGGTGATCGCGCGGAGATCGCGGGCTTGCCCGAGCCGTCGGCGCTGTTCAGCAAGCTGGATGCGCGCAGCGAGGCGTGCCTGGGGCAGACGTGCCCGAACTTCGAGCCGTGCTGGATCACGCAGATGCGCAAGCGGGCGCTGGAGAGCGACCTGATCATCGTGAACCATCACCTGTTCTTTGCGGATCTCAACATCAAGCAGCAGGCTGCGGGAGCGCCGGATGCGGGTGTGCTGCCCGAGGCGGCGGCGGTCATCTTCGACGAGGCGCACGAACTGGAGCATGTGGCCAGCGAATACTTCGGCGTGGCGGTGTCGCAGCAGCGATGCGAGGAACTGGCGCGCGACACGGAGCTGCTGCTGAAGGCGAAGAAGGTCTCAATCGACGGTGTGCAGAATGCTACCAACATGCTGCGGGAGCGGTCGCGTCTGTTCTTTGGGACGCTGCCGCAGGCGGCTGGGACGATCGGCAGGCAGCCGTTTCCGGATCGTGCGAGCTTTCTGGAGGAGCATGGCGAGCACTACGCGACGTTTACCGTTGCACTGGAGCGGCTGTTCGACGAATTGGAGCGGCTGAAGGATGTGGAGGAGGCGGCAGGGCTGCGGCGGCGCGCGATGGACCTGCGGCTGAGCACGCGCTTCCTGATGGAATCGGACGATCCGAACACGGTGTTCTGGATCGAGCGGCGCGCCGGCGGCGGCGTGAAGAACGCTTCGCGCACCAGCCTGGGCACGGCGCCGAGTTACCACACGCACCTGCAGGCGACGCCGATCGATGTGTCGGAGATTTTGCAGACGCAGTTGTTCACCAGCTTCAGCACGGTGGTGCTGACCAGCGCGACGCTGACGGTGCAGGGTGGCTTCGACCACATCAGCAAGCGGCTGGGGCTGTTGGGCGCGCGCGAACTCACCGTGCCGTCACACTTTCAGTACGGCAAGCAGGCGCTGTTGTACCTGCCGCCGTACCTACCCGATCCACGCGATTACGCATATAACGACCAGGCGGCGGAGCGCATGCGGCGCGTGTTGGAGCTGTCGCGTGGCCGCGCGTTCTGCCTGTTCACCAGCTATGCGCAGATGCGGCTGATGTATGAGCGCATGCTGGTGGAACTGCCGTTTCCGCTGTTGTTGCAGGGCACCGCGCCGCGCAAGGCGCTGATGGATGAGTTCCGCACCACGCCGAACGCGGTGCTGTTTGGCACGTCGAGTTTCTGGCAAGGCGTGGACGTGCAGGGCGAGCAGTTGAGCTGCGTCATCATTGACCGGCTGCCGTTCGCGGTGCCAAGCGACCCGGTGGTGCAGGCGCGCATGGAGGCGGTGGAGCGCGCAGGCGGTAAGCCGTTTTACGACCTGCAGATCCCGCAGGCGGTGATCACGCTGAAGCAGGGCTTCGGGCGCTTGATTCGTTCCGCTACGGATCGCGGTGTGCTGGTGCTGCTGGACAATCGCGTGCAGCGGCAGAGCTATGGCAAGGTCTTCCTGGACAGCCTGCCGCCCTATCGCATTACGCAGGACATTGAAGAGGTCGAACGATTCTTCATGCGGCCTGATGTGCCAGGTTCTACCCGGTAA